From a region of the Thermococcus sp. genome:
- a CDS encoding sulfatase-like hydrolase/transferase codes for MGELPNLIVIILDTLRKDYDIPVRNVLEKFGFVSYERAIAPAPWTVPSHASMLTGLYPALHGAHETKKRKIPSVKLDKKDNLLTFKLKEFGYDTVLLTSNFFVHPHFGFVGFDNVYYVPPLPEIKLLSDSERQILRKIVQNQSNFRRIFLELVRKNHYRLLLKGGTQYLMQTFYKHFLPCLSIGRLKKGYHKLYLT; via the coding sequence ATGGGGGAGCTACCTAACTTAATAGTTATTATATTAGATACCCTTAGGAAAGACTATGATATTCCCGTTAGAAATGTGTTGGAAAAGTTTGGATTTGTCTCCTATGAGCGGGCAATAGCTCCCGCTCCTTGGACTGTTCCGAGTCATGCTTCAATGCTCACGGGACTGTATCCTGCTTTGCACGGAGCTCATGAAACAAAAAAGAGGAAGATACCTAGTGTTAAACTCGATAAAAAGGACAATCTACTAACTTTTAAATTGAAGGAATTTGGGTATGACACCGTTCTATTGACCTCCAACTTTTTCGTCCATCCTCATTTTGGCTTTGTTGGATTTGATAATGTCTACTATGTCCCACCACTACCTGAGATAAAGCTTTTGTCTGATTCAGAGAGGCAGATACTTCGAAAAATTGTCCAGAATCAAAGCAACTTCCGCAGAATATTTTTAGAGCTGGTGCGAAAAAACCACTATAGATTGCTCTTAAAGGGAGGAACTCAATACTTGATGCAGACATTTTATAAACATTTTTTGCCCTGTTTAAGCATTGGCCGACTGAAAAAGGGATATCACAAATTATATCTTACCTAG